The window AACCGCCCTGCTCGCGCATATCGCAAGACTAAACAATGACAGTAAGATCAACGGTATTTTGGTGCAATTACCTTTGCCAGCGCATATTGATGCGAATAAAGTGATTGAAGCGATTGCATCAGAAAAAGATGTAGACGGATTTCATATCAGCAATGCAGGCCTGCTGATGACGGGGCAACCGCTGTTCCGCCCTTGCACACCGTATGGCGTGATGAAAATGCTGGAATCAATCGACTACCCTATTCGCGGTGCCAACGCAGTCGTCGTCGGCGCATCCAATATTGTCGGTAAACCACAGGCAATGTTGCTCTTGCAAGCGGGCGCGACCGTCACCATCTGTAATTCTAAGACACGCGATTTAGGCTCCCATACCCGCAACGCCGACATTTTGGTGGTCGCCACTGGCAAGCGCAACATCGTGACTGCTGATATGGTCAAACCGGGTGCAGTAGTATTGGATGTCGGGATGAATCGTGATGAAGAAGGCAAATTATGTGGTGACGTTGATTACCTTCATGTCAAAGAGGTCGCTGGCTACATCACTCCCGTCCCTGGCGGTGTGGGCCCAATGACGATTACGATGCTATTGGTCAACACGATAGAAGCCGCAGAACGCCTTTAAGAACTCCTCAAGAATTTAAACGAATTTAAAAGCTGACTGGAACAACAATGACGCAACAAAATCCCCTGCTTGACTTTAGCGATTTACCACGCTTCGATGCCATCAAACCTGAGCACATAACGCCAGCGATTGCCTTGTTATTGGAAGAAAATCGTGCAGTGGTTGCACAACTGGAGGCGGCAACAGATCCCGTCACGTGGGACAATTTTGTTGAGCCTTTAGAAAACGCGACAGAAAAACTCGGTCGCGCCTGGGGCATTATTGGTCACCTCAACGGTGTTGCAGATACGCCAGAATTACGTGCCGCGTATAACGAGAACCAGCCCATTATCATGGAGTTCTGGACCGCTTTGGGTCAAAACCTTGCGCTGTTCGACAAGTACAAAGCCTTGCAATCTAGCCCGGAATTTGCACACTTTACGCCAGCAAGACAAACCATCGTCAACAACGCTGTACGCGATTTCCGTCTGGGTGGAGCCGAATTATCGGACGACAAAAAAGTCCGCTATGCAGAAGTACAAGAAAAACATGCCGCACTTTCTACTAAGTTTTCAGAAAACGTACTAGATGCAACTAATGACTACAGTTTGTTCATCGATAATCTGGACGAGTTAAAAGGCTTGCCTGACGATGTGTTACAAGCAGCAAAATCGGCTGCTGAAAAAGACGGTAAGCCGGGTTGTAAATTTACGCTGCATTTCCCGTCTTATTTCCCACTACTGCAATACGCAGATAATCGTGCCCTGCGCGAAACGATCTACCGCGCCAATGCAACCAAGGCATCTGAGTTAGGAAGCAATCCCGAGTGGGACAACACTGAGATCATGACTGAATTGCTAGCCTTGCGCCAGGAAGAAGCTCATTTGCTGGGCTATCACAATTTTGCCGAGGTATCGCTGGTGGCCAAGATGGCAGAAACGCCAGCGCAGGTCAGTCATTTCTTATTAGATCTGGCGAACCGCGCCCGCCCTTTTGCAGAAAAAGATTTAGCGGAGTTACGCAGTTTTGCTAAAGATCAATTGGGCATCGATGATTTGCAATCCTGGGATACGACTTACGCCTCGGAAAAACTGCGTGAACAACGCTATGCTTTTTCTGAGCAAGAATTGAAACAATATTTCCCAGAGCAGCAAGTCGTCGCAGGCTTGTTCAATGTGATCGAAACCTTGTTTGCAGTAGAAATTTGGCTAGACCATGCGCCAAGCTGGCATCCTGATGTCAAGTTTTATCGGCTAGAAAAAGCTGGCAAACTCGTCGGACAGTTCTACCTCGACTTATATGCACGTAGCGGTAAACGAGGCGGCGCATGGATGGATGATGCACGTGGCCGGCGCCGTACTGCCACCGGTATACAAACGCCAGTCGCATATCTGACCTGTAATTTTAGCGAGCCAGTCACGACTAACGGTGTGACCAAACCTGCCCTGTTCACGCATGATGAAGTGATTACACTGTTCCATGAATTTGGTCATGGGCTGCATCATTTATTGACGCAAGTCGAGGAGTTGTCCGTTTCGGGCATCTCCGGCGTGGAGTGGGATGCGGTCGAATTACCATCTCAGTTTATGGAAAACTTCTGCTGGGAATGGGATGTTTTGCAAGGGATGACAGCTCATGCAGAATCAGGCGAGCCATTGCCGCGCGCGCTGTACGACAAAATGATTGCTGCAAAAAACTTCCAGTCAGGTATGCAGACCCTGCGTCAGGTCGAGTTTTCTTTATTTGATATGCGTCTGCATGATGCGATTGGCTCTAACCAGCAGCAAAATGTACAAGCGATTGCAGATGCGGTACGAGCACAAGTGTCGGTATTCAATCCACCAGCGTTTAACCGCTTTCAGCATTCTTTCAGCCATATCTTTGCAGGCGGTTATGCAGCGGGTTATTTCAGCTATAAATGGGCAGAGGTTTTGTCTGCCGATGCGTATGCGGCATTTGAAGACGCCAGCGCAGCGGAAGGCAGTACACTGTCACGTAAAGTGGGACAACAATTTCAGTCACAAGTATTAGAAGTCGGCGGCTCGCGTCCAGCACTAGAATCTTTTAAGGCGTTCCGTGGCAGAGAGCCTGCGATTGACGCGCTATTACGCCACAGTGGCATGGCTGCCTGACGTTTATAGAGAACACGGAGAATATGATGAAACAGCAAATATCAATACCTACCCGGCTCTTACTAATCAGCACAGTGTTAGGTGTATTCGCCATGGGCAGTGCCCAGGCGCAGTTATATAAGTGGGTTGGTGCGGATGGCAAAGTCACTTACAGCGACGTACCGCCGCCACCTTCTGTGAAGCAAGTGCAAACCAGATCACTGGATAGCGGTGAACCTGCCAGTAATTTGCCGCCCGAGTTAGGCGCCGCAGCAGCAAAAAACCCGGTGACGCTCTACACAGGTCCCGATTGCAGTCCTTGCAACGAAGGGCGCGCTTTTCTGAAAGGAAGCGGTATTCCTTTTAAAGAAAAAACGGTCAAATCCGATGACGATGTAAAAAAACTCAAAGAAGTGAGTGGAGATACTCAGCTGCCAGTATTAGTTATTAACAGTAGCAAATTCCGAGGTTTAGATACCAGTGAATGGCGTACCGCGCTCAGTAGTGCGGGCTATCCAGAAACGGACAAACTGCCAAAAGATTTCAAATATTCAGCAGCAGAAGCGGCCGCACCAACACCAGCTGCAAAACCCAAGGATGCTGCCAATAATGGGAACAGCAGCAAAGCACGGCAAAAAAATCTGCCTCCGGCTAACACCAATAATGAAGGCGGATTCCGTTTTTAAGCTTAACTTTTAGGTTCAAGAGCTTCGCTGCAACAATAAAATGACAATAAAATAAAAACAAATTTAAAGATCAAAAATGATGCGGATTGATTTCCATAGCAATGTACCCGACAAGCTGAACTACACATGCCGCCTGATCCGTAAGGCCAGAGCGGCAAATTGTCAAGTGGTAGTATTTGATAGCAACCGGGCACAGTTAGATGCGCTGAATAGTGCGCTATGGACGTTTTCAGAAATCGACTTTTTACCGCATGTGATGCAGGGCGATGCACTGGCGACTCATACACCAGTGATCTTGACGGATGACGTCACAGCGATATTTCCGCATCATCAGTTATTGATTAACTTAACGGCAACTACACCCAGCCATTTTGATCAGTTTGAACGCATGATAGAAATCATCGCAACGGACGATGCCGCTACCGCCGCAGGACGGGAGCGTTATCGCTTTTATCAGCAACAAGGACATACTTTATCCCACACCAATGCCAATGCGCCTAACGGCGCTGCAAAAGTAAGGTAATTAAGTACAGCAGAGTAAGCTAAGTTATTCCCCACAGCCCTTCATAAGTTATCACGTCAAATGAGCAATCAAATCGATGCCAGTATTCCGGTACTTACCGAAATTATTCAACCCGGCACGCAATTCTCCCCGGCAGTCGCCCCTGGCACTGCGACGATAGCTGCGCCAGTCAACCAGATTACTGGATCAGACGTAGTATCGAACACAGCACCAACAGCAATGCAACTCAGCGAAGAAGACTGGCAAAAGCTAGAGCAAACCTTAAGAGAAAATGTATTACGTCAGGTGTTATCAAGAGTTGATTTTGTGCTGGAGCATCGTGTACGCGATAGTCTCGCTGATGTATTACAAACCGCCGTCGAGAGCCTGGCAATCGAAATTCGTGGTGGTTTACACAAAACAATGGAAGAAGTAATCACCCGTGCGGTGACACAAGAGATCACTAAAGTCAAAATTACAAAATAAAAAATAATTTTCGATTATTTTTGTTTTATAAACACAATTCAAAAAATTACTTTTAAAAATAAAAACATTTGCCCTCTGATTGATTGCATTAATAAGCAATAACTTTCTACAATCTCGCTATCGCGAATTCCTCGCAAAACTGTCGCTCTAGGAGATTCTCCCCATGAAAGTTATCGTTCTCGGCTCTGGCATTATCGGCACCTCTTCTGCCTGGTTTCTCAAAAAGCAAGGTCATGATGTTACTGTGATCGAGCGTCAGCCCGGTGCGGCACAAGAGACCAGTTTTGCCAACGGCTGCCAGATCTCTGTCTCTCACGCCGAACCCTGGGCGAATCCTTCAGCACCACTTAAAGTCTTAAAATGGTTAGGCAAAGAAGACGCGCCTTTACTATTCCGCCCACGGGCAGAATGGTTGCAATGGCTCTGGGGCATGAGTTTTTTACGCGAATGCACACCAGGGCGCACAGCAGACAACATCCGCCAAATCGTGGCGATTTCTGAATACAGCCGTCAAACCTTGCAAGCAGTTCGTGCTGAAACAGGCATCGACTACGACTGTCTAACCAAAGGTATTTTGCATTTTTATACTGACAAAAAAGAATTTGATGACTCCTTACCAGCCGCAAAATTGATGCGCGATCTCGGTTGTCAGCGTGATTCAATCGGCGCAGACGAAGTCGTACGCATCGAGCCAGCACTTGCCAGTATTCGGGACAAAATCGTCGGTGGCGATTACACAGAGACCGATGAGTCCGGCGATGTCTATAAATTTACTAGCGGCTTAGCTAAAAAAGCTGCCGAAGCAGGTGTCGATTTCCAATTTAATACTAGCGTTACTCGCTTACTGACCGAGGGCAGCGGCTCGTCGGCTAAAGTTGTCGGCGTCGAAGTCATTGATGCAGAAGGCCGTCATAAAGTCTTGCGCGCGGATTCTTTTGTAATGGCAATGGGCAGCTTCTCACAGCCATTGTTAAAGCCTTTGGGCGTCAATCTGATGATTTATCCAGGCAAAGGTTATTCCGCTACCTACCAGATCACCAATCCTGACGAAGCACCAACGGTTTCGTTGACTGATGACGGCTATAAATTAGTTGTGTCGCGCCTGGGTGACCGTTTGCGCGTTGCCGGCACTTGCGAGGTCAACGGCTATGGCCGTGATTTAAATACGGCTCGTTGCGAAGCAATTACCCGCCGCACCCGCGAATTATTCCCGAACGCCTGCGACTACGAGAATCCAACCTACTGGACCGGTTTGCGTCCGTTGACACCATCCAATGTGCCATACATCGGCAAGACCAAATACAGCAATCTTTACCTCAACACAGGTCATGGCACTTTGGGTTGGACAATGGGTGCGGGATCAGGTCGCGCGATTGCAGATATCGTTTCTGGACACTACCCTGAAGTTGATTTTGCCTTCACTGGCATCGCCAGACGCAACCCTGGCAGAATATTGTTGCCGGCATAAACGCTAGATGAAATCAAGTTACTTGCCTGGTATTCAGCGAATTAATTAGCAAATTAATTAGCAAATTAATTAGCAAAAAGCCTTATAGATCATGATGGTCTATAAGGCTTCTTATTCGTCTTACAATGCAACAAGTGCGACTGAATAATACGAAAATAATACCGAGAAACAGATAAGCGTCTGGACATTTTCAGCTCATCTTACGATATAAACAGGACTGGATGATTACGCGCGCCAATGGCATACTTGTAGTATGTATATATTAATTGTCCATGTAATCATTGGACGATGACTCAATTTTAAAATGGAAAATGGGGAGTATATTAAACCCAGATTTTCCATTGGAACAGCGACATGTGTGCCTTTGGCGAACTGACTGGCTAGACGCGACGACGACGCAAGCTGCATCTTGCTAGGAGGAGCAACAACGCCAAGCAGTTCGCCAAAGGTGCAATTGTCGCTGTAGCGTTCCCACTCAAATCGCGGTGGTGCTGTCCCTCTGAAGACCGCACGCCGTCTGCGTTTTTTGCGAAGTGGTAGCGGTCTAATGGAAAATCTGGGTCAAATAAATCCGTAATCAAAACATCGACCCACAACGCATCGACCCAAATGATTACGGATAAAAAACTAATTAAGATTTTGTACTTACCAATACCGACTGACAGGCTGCACGTTGCGGATCGCTCGCTGGTAATTTGCCACAAATGCCGTCAAGCTGGCTGCGTACTTTTTGGAACGACGCCTGATGCTTGCCATTTTTATTCCAGTCCATCAGCTTTTTACCCATCCGGTCCAGCGAGGAACGGTTACGCTCATAAAACGCATTTTCAGTTGCGCCAATTTCTGACAATACACTTTGAGTCGCCTTCTCAATGCGTGCATCTTCAGTCGGTGCCAACTCAATCAAACTATTCACATAGCTAGCGCCCCATTGCAGACGTGTGGCAGGACCTTTTGCCGCATTGTAGGCTTGCTCGTACCAATTGACAGCGGCGGTCTTGTCACCACGTTTTTTTGCATTAGATGCGAGACTGGACATAAAGTAATACGGAGAATGAGAGCGCTTTAATTCAGCTTTCAACAAATTATCTGACTCATCCATCATGCCTGCTGCACCAAACGCATGTGCCGCAGCGTTGACGACTGACTGGCGCTCGTAGGCATCGGTAGTCGCCTGCTCAATTTGTACTACCCGCTTTTGTATATCTTTTAGAAATGCGGCATCAGGCTTGGCATTATCTAGCGTTGCCAAAGTGGCCAAACCATTAATTGCTCCCAACCGATCCGTCTTCGATAAGCTGGCGTCATCTGCGAGCTTGACTAATGCAGCATTGAAGGTGGCGACTAATTGATTGCGTAAATCGGATTTAGCACTCGTCAAAAATTCGACCAGTTCACCCGGTACGCCAGTCACCAGATCCATGTTGTCACGAGCGTTTTTTTGATCGGCTAATGCTTTAGTCAGTTTATCTAAGGCCTTCGTTTTATCAATACTTACTTTTACTGAGCCAGGAGATGCGCTCGCGGTAATCGCTAAAGCCTTGAGGTAAAAACGTGTCGCATTAGAAGGATTTGGACTCAGCTCTGACAAACGCAGGAGCGTTGCAACGACATCTTTGCTGCTGACCAATTTCTGTTCAGGATCATCCC of the Undibacterium sp. 5I1 genome contains:
- the folD gene encoding bifunctional methylenetetrahydrofolate dehydrogenase/methenyltetrahydrofolate cyclohydrolase FolD — encoded protein: MTAHIISGTQLSQEIRTEVTQRAAALTAQGKQPGLAVILVGENPASQVYVRNKVKACEDCGFYSVLEKYDAGLSETALLAHIARLNNDSKINGILVQLPLPAHIDANKVIEAIASEKDVDGFHISNAGLLMTGQPLFRPCTPYGVMKMLESIDYPIRGANAVVVGASNIVGKPQAMLLLQAGATVTICNSKTRDLGSHTRNADILVVATGKRNIVTADMVKPGAVVLDVGMNRDEEGKLCGDVDYLHVKEVAGYITPVPGGVGPMTITMLLVNTIEAAERL
- a CDS encoding M3 family metallopeptidase encodes the protein MTQQNPLLDFSDLPRFDAIKPEHITPAIALLLEENRAVVAQLEAATDPVTWDNFVEPLENATEKLGRAWGIIGHLNGVADTPELRAAYNENQPIIMEFWTALGQNLALFDKYKALQSSPEFAHFTPARQTIVNNAVRDFRLGGAELSDDKKVRYAEVQEKHAALSTKFSENVLDATNDYSLFIDNLDELKGLPDDVLQAAKSAAEKDGKPGCKFTLHFPSYFPLLQYADNRALRETIYRANATKASELGSNPEWDNTEIMTELLALRQEEAHLLGYHNFAEVSLVAKMAETPAQVSHFLLDLANRARPFAEKDLAELRSFAKDQLGIDDLQSWDTTYASEKLREQRYAFSEQELKQYFPEQQVVAGLFNVIETLFAVEIWLDHAPSWHPDVKFYRLEKAGKLVGQFYLDLYARSGKRGGAWMDDARGRRRTATGIQTPVAYLTCNFSEPVTTNGVTKPALFTHDEVITLFHEFGHGLHHLLTQVEELSVSGISGVEWDAVELPSQFMENFCWEWDVLQGMTAHAESGEPLPRALYDKMIAAKNFQSGMQTLRQVEFSLFDMRLHDAIGSNQQQNVQAIADAVRAQVSVFNPPAFNRFQHSFSHIFAGGYAAGYFSYKWAEVLSADAYAAFEDASAAEGSTLSRKVGQQFQSQVLEVGGSRPALESFKAFRGREPAIDALLRHSGMAA
- a CDS encoding glutaredoxin family protein, encoding MKQQISIPTRLLLISTVLGVFAMGSAQAQLYKWVGADGKVTYSDVPPPPSVKQVQTRSLDSGEPASNLPPELGAAAAKNPVTLYTGPDCSPCNEGRAFLKGSGIPFKEKTVKSDDDVKKLKEVSGDTQLPVLVINSSKFRGLDTSEWRTALSSAGYPETDKLPKDFKYSAAEAAAPTPAAKPKDAANNGNSSKARQKNLPPANTNNEGGFRF
- a CDS encoding DNA polymerase III subunit chi, giving the protein MMRIDFHSNVPDKLNYTCRLIRKARAANCQVVVFDSNRAQLDALNSALWTFSEIDFLPHVMQGDALATHTPVILTDDVTAIFPHHQLLINLTATTPSHFDQFERMIEIIATDDAATAAGRERYRFYQQQGHTLSHTNANAPNGAAKVR
- a CDS encoding D-amino acid dehydrogenase: MKVIVLGSGIIGTSSAWFLKKQGHDVTVIERQPGAAQETSFANGCQISVSHAEPWANPSAPLKVLKWLGKEDAPLLFRPRAEWLQWLWGMSFLRECTPGRTADNIRQIVAISEYSRQTLQAVRAETGIDYDCLTKGILHFYTDKKEFDDSLPAAKLMRDLGCQRDSIGADEVVRIEPALASIRDKIVGGDYTETDESGDVYKFTSGLAKKAAEAGVDFQFNTSVTRLLTEGSGSSAKVVGVEVIDAEGRHKVLRADSFVMAMGSFSQPLLKPLGVNLMIYPGKGYSATYQITNPDEAPTVSLTDDGYKLVVSRLGDRLRVAGTCEVNGYGRDLNTARCEAITRRTRELFPNACDYENPTYWTGLRPLTPSNVPYIGKTKYSNLYLNTGHGTLGWTMGAGSGRAIADIVSGHYPEVDFAFTGIARRNPGRILLPA
- a CDS encoding thioredoxin family protein encodes the protein MKIQSALIASLFLVASPLFAATDKSSSVAASADHSGIDWRKDNDVDAAFAQAKLAKKPLFLYWGAVWCPPCNQVKATIFNRQDFIDRSRHFIPVYLDGDTPSAQKLAARFKVRGYPTMILFKPDGTEITRLPGEVDSDRYLQVLTSAMNSSLSVQDSLKLALAGSKKISAEDWSLLADYSWDDPEQKLVSSKDVVATLLRLSELSPNPSNATRFYLKALAITASASPGSVKVSIDKTKALDKLTKALADQKNARDNMDLVTGVPGELVEFLTSAKSDLRNQLVATFNAALVKLADDASLSKTDRLGAINGLATLATLDNAKPDAAFLKDIQKRVVQIEQATTDAYERQSVVNAAAHAFGAAGMMDESDNLLKAELKRSHSPYYFMSSLASNAKKRGDKTAAVNWYEQAYNAAKGPATRLQWGASYVNSLIELAPTEDARIEKATQSVLSEIGATENAFYERNRSSLDRMGKKLMDWNKNGKHQASFQKVRSQLDGICGKLPASDPQRAACQSVLVSTKS